From Anopheles funestus chromosome 3RL, idAnoFuneDA-416_04, whole genome shotgun sequence, a single genomic window includes:
- the LOC125769924 gene encoding enhancer of split M1 protein-like has translation MESKWFCLTIATLLFFQLSAGEDNECTVACPHILDPVCTTDGRKFQYFSNRCLLEGHNKCEPNNRFREVDESNCDDDDWQK, from the exons ATGGAAagtaaatggttttgtttaacaatTG ctacacttttgtttttccaactgAGTGCTGGTGAAGACAATGAATGTACCGTCGCTTGTCCGCATATACTTGATCCGGTTTGTACAACGGATGGACGTAAATTTCAGTATTTTTCCAACAGATGTCTGCTAGAGGGACACAACAAGTGTGAACCAAATAATA GATTCCGAGAAGTCGACGAGAGTAactgtgatgatgatgattggcAAAAATAA
- the LOC125772356 gene encoding dnaJ homolog subfamily C member 11, translated as MDDNEELDYVEEDYYATLNLPRSATHEEISKAYRNLSRIFHPDKHGNGENKQKAELMFNRTKKAYEVLSDPHQRAIYDSLGVKGLETEGWEIVHRTKTPNEIREEYERLAQEREERRLQQKTNPRGNISVHINATDFFSRYDDEYYDTGLLPSIEVSGMSMSQSIEAPLSRTEIATLSGSLHLQNGVGSGNFLLSGRRLINKGWFEVDCGAGNGPVLGAKGSRNLTNRIFLTGGTTFHFRPNAIIPGLTGTSAIQLDKNTVGYLTYNAGLQNSMSTVVERNTEKYHCNFTISLGIPHCYIAAAYTRKLLEQGLKLRVALKGGTFGFLSECGAEKKVSKYSSVSATVCIGVPSGVMLKIKVIRSTQTYLFPIHLSEEIIPAAIFYATVTPLLTYFVLKKMLFDPMNEATKQKNIEKVKETNSARMAEKRREAESAIALMGALFERIRKDELKSEGLIIVSALYGKFSDNENVSLEEADDMGFVQQNPFVIDVRIPLQCLVKDSQLMLYSSSKSELPGFYDPCFGEEKQLKIDYEFRNNSYSSVFADSDPVRLPMVTNAASQ; from the exons ATGGACGATAATGAGGAGCTGGATTACGTCGAGGAAGATTATTACGCTACCTTAAATTTACCTCGGAGT GCTACCCACGAGGAGATCAGCAAAGCGTACCGGAACTTAAGCCGAATTTTCCATCCCGACAAGCAtggaaatggagaaaataagCAGAAAGCTGAACTTATGTTTAATCGCACGAAAAAAGCATACGAAGTGTTGTCCGATCCCCATCAGCGCGCTATCTACGATTCGCTTGGTGTAAAAGGGCTGGAAACAGAAGGTTGGGAAATAGTGCATCGCACGAAAACGCCAAATGAAATCCGGGAAGAATATGAGCGATTGGCACAAGAGCGGGAAGAGCGCCGCTTGCAGCAGAAAACCAACCCGAGAGGAAACATTTCGGTGCACATCAATGCGACGGATTTTTTCAGTCGCTACGATGACGAATACTACGACACCGGTTTGCTACCGTCGATCGAGGTTTCTGGTATGAGCATGTCTCAATCGATTGAGGCACCGTTATCGCGTACGGAAATAGCAACGCTATCCGGAAGCCTTCATCTGCAGAATGGTGTAGGCAGCGgaaattttcttctctccgGAAGGCGACTGATCAACAAGGGATGGTTCGAAGTTGACTGTGGCGCTGGCAATGGGCCCGTGTTGGGTGCCAAAGGTTCACGTAATCTTACCAATAGGATTTTCTTGACCGGAGGAACAACTTTCCATTTTCGGCCGAATGCAATCATACCGGGATTGACAGGAA CTTCGGCGATACAACTTGATAAGAACACCGTAGGCTATCTAACCTACAATGCTGGTCTGCAGAATTCTATGTCAACGGTTGTGGAAAGGAACACGGAAAAGTACCATTGCAATTTTACTATTTCATTAGGTATTCCCCATTGCTACATAGCTGCCGCTTACACGAGAAAACTTTTGGAGCAAGGCTTAAAACTTCGAGTAGCACTAAA aGGTGGTACGTTTGGCTTCTTGTCTGAATGTGGAGCAGAAAAGAAGGTTTCGAAATACAGTTCAGTATCTGCGACAGTTTGCATCGGTGTACCATCCGGCGTAATGCTAAAAATTAA AGTTATTCGTTCTACACAAACGTATTTGTTTCCGATTCACCTAAGCGAGGAAATCATTCCGGCTGCCATCTTTTACGCTACCGTAACGCCTCTGTTAACGTACTTTGTGCTGAAAAAAATGCTGTTTGATCCAATGAATGAGGCAACAAAGCAGAAAAACATCGAAAAGGTGAAAGAAACCAATAGTGCACGAATGGCAGAAAAACGAAGAGAGGCAGAATCGGCAATTGCACTGATGGGCGCATTGTTTGAGCGCATACGCAAAGATGAGCTCAAAAGCGAGGGCCTAATCATCGTGTCCGCCTTGTATGGTAAATTTTCGGATAATGAAAATGTCTCTCTGGAAGAAGCAGACGATATGGGCTTCGTGCAGCAGAACCCGTTCGTCATTGATGTTCGGATTCCTTTACAATGTCTGGTGAAAGATTCCCAATTGATGTTGTATTCATCCAGCAAG agcGAACTTCCCGGTTTTTATGATCCATGTTTTGGCGAAGAGAAACAGCTTAAAATTGATTACGAGTTTAGAAACAATTCCTACAGCTCGGTATTTGCAGACTCGGACCCAGTTCGTCTTCCGATGGTTACGAACGCAGCATCCCAATAA
- the LOC125769919 gene encoding uncharacterized protein LOC125769919: protein MNYVENLLIYARNLSPFYIFSMVISLCVVLLTAYLGFTGCTATLDHDERNDEKQNSSSAHSKTVPHKKFATENANDDLSDQLDDSAEDCSNNDSEQDQEQENEINRQLHIESLGQLKSAKLKSIEKSLTEEQRQAEKEIERAQLAAIFELLKKQADSSNLKEEDLKEQLSLYR from the exons ATGAACTACGTAGAAAATTTGCTTATTTACGCGAGAAATCTTTCACCATTCTATATCTTCAGCATGGTGATTTCGCTATGTGTTGTTTTACTGACGGCATACCTCGGGTTCACGGGATGCACCGCGACGTTGGATCACGATGAACGGAACGATGAGAAGCAGAATAGCAGCAGTGCACACAGTAAAACCGTTCCTCATAAGAAGTTTGCTACTGAAAACGCG AATGATGATCTAAGCGATCAGTTGGATGATTCGGCGGAAGACTGTAGCAATAATGATAGTGAGCAAGATCAGGAAcaggaaaatgaaatcaatcgaCAGTTGCACATCGAATCCTTGGGCCAGTTAAAGTCAGCGAAACTTAAATCGATTGAAAAATCACTAACCGAAGAACAACGCCAAGCGGAAAAGGA AATTGAACGAGCCCAGCTAGCTGCTATATTTGAGCTTCTGAAAAAGCAAGCCGATAGTTCTAATTTAAAAGAGGAAGACCTTAAAGAGCAGCTTAGTTTGTATCGCTAA
- the LOC125769912 gene encoding GPI mannosyltransferase 1 produces the protein MSFKKHLIISTLIRVFLIYYGEVQDSLSDVQYTDVDYRVVTDGANHVLALGSPFKRHTYRYTPLLAYLVLPNLLVHPSFGKFIFSLFDILIGVLIKWILLNCYRSNKISIETKLLKLETLNNRNKYLIKRKNEILNSNNEALPPKYIRMAELSAYCWLYNPLTMIIATRGNGDCVSCSLVLLSIYFLLKNEQTSSQHFIAGLFLGLSIHFRLYPIGFCLAFYLATQNRTLEKWHDIVRTIVQPNAKQIALVLGTVVAFGFSTALFYWLYGYQFLYESMLYHLVRKDTRHNFSLYFYLQYLSSTFDVTILEKILTFLPQLILILMLTVRYGQHRQTLAFGLFAIAFVMVTYNPVVTSQYFVWFLSLLPLCVKNFRNIGIRKAVFIPVMWFISQGGWLLPAYLLEFKGWNTFEFIWIQSIVFFFSNVLILQMLVSNYDIAYNYKVD, from the coding sequence ATGTCATTCAAGAAGCATCTCATCATCAGTACGCTGATACGTGTTTTCCTCATATATTATGGCGAAGTGCAGGACAGTTTGTCGGATGTACAATACACAGATGTGGACTACCGCGTGGTCACCGATGGTGCTAACCACGTGCTGGCCCTGGGATCTCCGTTCAAAAGACATACCTATAGATACACCCCTTTGTTGGCCTATCTGGTACTACCCAACTTACTAGTGCATCCGAGCTTTGGCAAGTTCATATTTTCGCTGTTCGACATCCTCATAGGCGTGCTTATAAAATGGATACTGTTGAATTGCTACCGCAGCAACAAAATATCGATCGAAACCAAACTGCTAAAGCTGGAAACGTTAAATAATCGAAACAAGTATTTGATCAAgcgcaaaaatgaaattcttaACAGCAACAATGAAGCGCTGCCTCCAAAGTATATCCGGATGGCCGAACTCAGTGCCTACTGCTGGCTATACAATCCGCTCACCATGATCATAGCAACGCGTGGCAATGGTGACTGTGTTTCATGCTCGCTCGTTCTCCTATCCATCTACTTTCTGCTAAAGAACGAACAAACTAGCAGCCAACATTTTATCGCCGGACTGTTTCTTGGCCTATCGATTCATTTTCGGCTCTATCCCATCGGATTCTGTTTAGCGTTCTATCTCGCCACGCAAAATCGCACGCTAGAGAAGTGGCACGATATCGTTCGCACCATCGTACAaccaaatgcaaaacaaatcgcTCTCGTGTTGGGCACCGTTGTAGCATTCGGGTTTTCCACGGCGCTATTCTACTGGTTGTACGGTTATCAATTCCTGTACGAATCTATGCTCTACCATCTGGTACGGAAAGACACGAGACACAACTTCTCGCTCTACTTCTATCTGCAGTATCTGAGTTCCACGTTCGATGTGACGATCCTCGAAAAGATCCTTACCTTTCTGCCGCAGCTCATACTCATTCTGATGCTCACTGTGCGGTACGGACAGCACAGGCAAACGCTAGCCTTTGGCCTTTTTGCGATCGCGTTCGTAATGGTCACGTACAATCCGGTTGTGACATCGCAGTACTTTGTCTGGTTCCTGTCGCTGTTGCCGCTGTGTGTGAAAAATTTTCGGAACATAGGTATCCGCAAAGCTGTCTTCATTCCCGTAATGTGGTTCATCTCACAGGGCGGCTGGCTGCTGCCGGCCTATCTGCTGGAGTTCAAAGGCTGGAACACGTTCGAATTCATTTGGATACAAAgtatagtttttttcttttccaacgtGCTGATTTTGCAAATGCTTGTTAGTAACTACGATATTGCTTACAACTATAAAGTCGATTAA
- the LOC125769925 gene encoding uncharacterized protein LOC125769925: MESVKRANQRLRSYPLLMAKCSVAAATYATCVTTDLNVAHRSCDKEFHNFKECMRKAAIEMKTKL, translated from the coding sequence ATGGAATCAGTGAAACGAGCCAACCAACGTCTTCGCAGTTATCCACTGTTGATGGCGAAGTGCTCAGTTGCAGCAGCGACTTACGCTACGTGCGTAACAACCGATCTTAATGTAGCGCATCGCTCTTGCGATAAGGAGTTTCACAACTTCAAAGAGTGCATGCGGAAAGCCGCtatcgaaatgaaaacaaaactatag
- the LOC125769921 gene encoding cx9C motif-containing protein 4 produces MQCKMPTAHYLTFLPSTANTNFCGTKNYSFFMSTSKSKDPCKAAACKIQTCLREHSYDEVKCYDVIEDMRQCCLKWHKVSLCCSGIQLDRDYKAEKETILRERETARKSNAH; encoded by the exons ATGCAATGCAAAATGCCGACTGCACATTATTTGACATTTCTTCCGAGTACGGcaaacaccaacttttgcgGTACGAAAAATTATTCCTTTTTCATGTCCACGAGCAAATCCAAAGATCCATGCAAAGCTGCAGCTTGTAAAATTCAGACCTGCTTGAGAG AACACAGCTACGACGAGGTGAAGTGCTACGATGTCATCGAAGACATGCGACAATGCTGTCTGAAGTGGCATAAAGTATCGCTGTGCTGTTCCGGCATCCAACTTGACCGTGATTACAAAGCAGAAAAGGAAACCATTCTtcgagaaagagaaacagcCCGCAAGAGCAATGCACACTGA
- the LOC125772346 gene encoding zinc finger protein 311-like, with the protein MGRKCCVPNCCSNYDTAIKRGLPSISTFKFPVDPYLLLSWKKAINRPSWIPSKRSSICINHFAPEDIERYDKPAKLKAGAVPSLFLEPIRSKNNISRKSHKREALHVDKILQADIRDTCIDLGSDFVPNVELPINDSIENFECFKTEVSDKVQNKAWVFACRPNVVHLFSINDVDDRHAIRIDASIKVYNNLRMKIFYDEQEQTVAQLGTENKLFTWSQLNGIIASCTTSSIEDLNTTLSEACLTDEHYETVFLEEHLEETEYDHEARAETTVELTIEKPSPEVNTHFNTIDQLDTEPGASCSQKHKNGKSILKVVQDLQAAKNKCFVCNTEHDTVEELEYHMPTHLNLLPYHCTSCTHEEVIVRTLSLLNKHHLMHQKPINCRFCDKCFTTYGSRRLHEDLKHDKNNVTFRCDVCQKELASKRSLQYHRKHHESPDSLRCKVCLRTLSSAYEVKLHMRTHTGEKPNKCIFCGVSFNRKSNLTEHVRRCHSQERPFVCEVCDKRFGNKLALKKHSILHSSEQRKSAKLTRLPKDFHCKECDKRFETSIQYHSHKRQHVKRYQCSYCGIRIAQLRDFEDHENTHTGSRPYECRSCGKKFKTASTYYGHRLIHSGEKKHFCTICNKGFLRLRHVQVHMRTHTGEKPFRCEFCGRKYADKQTYNRHKLTHRPTVGDMLRAKENNATATNTMQAKLGQPESMQIEETFERTSGETVFESGFVFSTNNFASSTASDLDVISSRISSTVLDSQSSVVLDVVPQGTYVTELSQLSPSDQDASILISADIQNIIIVEQ; encoded by the coding sequence ATGGGTAGGAAGTGTTGTGTGCCAAACTGTTGTTCAAATTACGATACAGCCATTAAACGTGGCCTTCCATCGATTAGTACCTTCAAGTTTCCCGTCGATCCATATCTGCTGCTCAGTTGGAAGAAAGCGATTAATCGACCCAGCTGGATTCCTTCTAAACGTTCCAGCATTTGCATTAACCATTTTGCTCCTGAAGACATTGAGCGGTACGATAAGCCGGCTAAGTTGAAAGCAGGTGCGGTGCCTAGCTTGTTTCTAGAGCCGATTAGATCCAAAAATAACATTAGCAGAAAATCTCATAAAAGAGAAGCGCTTCATGTGGACAAAATCCTTCAAGCCGATATTCGTGACACATGTATCGACTTGGGTTCAGATTTTGTACCTAACGTTGAATTACCTATAAACGATAGTATTGAAAATTtcgaatgttttaaaacagaagTGAGTGACAAAGTGCAGAACAAGGCATGGGTGTTTGCTTGTAGGCCGAACGTGGTGCATTTGTTTAGCATAAACGATGTCGACGATCGTCATGCAATCAGAATCGATGCAAGTATAAAAGTgtacaataatttaagaatgaAGATTTTCTACGATGAACAGGAACAGACCGTCGCACAACTAGGCACCGAAAATAAACTCTTCACGTGGTCACAACTCAACGGCATAATTGCCTCCTGTACAACTTCTTCCATTGAAGATTTGAATACCACGCTTAGTGAGGCGTGTTTAACAGATGAACATTACGAAACGGTGTTTCTTGAAGAACATCTAGAAGAAACAGAATATGACCATGAAGCACGAGCAGAAACGACGGTAGAATTAACAATAGAGAAACCATCACCTGAAGTAAACACACACTTTAATACAATTGATCAGCTAGATACGGAACCGGGAGCTTCTTGTAgtcaaaagcataaaaatggtAAATCTATACTGAAAGTTGTACAAGACTTACAGGCTGcgaaaaataaatgctttgTTTGTAACACGGAACATGATACAGTAGAGGAACTGGAATACCATATGCCGACCCATCTGAACCTGTTGCCATACCATTGCACCAGCTGTACACATGAAGAAGTAATTGTTAGAACCCTATCTTTGCTAAATAAGCATCATTTAATGCATCAAAAGCCAATAAACTGTCGCTTTTGCGATAAATGCTTCACAACGTACGGTTCGCGTAGATTACACGAAGATTTAAAGCACGATAAGAACAATGTTACATTCAGGTGCGATGTGTGCCAAAAAGAATTGGCATCAAAACGTAGTTTACAGTATCATCGCAAGCATCACGAAAGCCCCGATTCGCTCAGGTGTAAAGTTTGCCTACGGACTTTGTCCTCAGCGTACGAAGTGAAATTGCACATGCGAACACATACGGGGGAGAAGCCTAACAAATGTATATTTTGTGGCGTTTCGTTCAACAGAAAATCGAATCTTACTGAACATGTCCGTCGCTGCCATAGCCAGGAACGACCATTCGTTTGTGAAGTATGCGATAAACGGTTTGGTAATAAGTTAGCGCTTAAAAAGCATTCCATTTTACACAGCTCAGAACAGAGAAAATCGGCCAAATTAACTCGATTACCAAAAGATTTCCATTGCAAAGAATGTGACAAAAGGTTCGAAACATCCATCCAGTACCATTCGCACAAACGGCAGCACGTAAAACGTTACCAGTGCAGCTACTGTGGCATTCGGATAGCACAGTTGCGTGACTTTGAGGATCACGAAAACACGCACACCGGTTCCCGACCGTACGAGTGTCGCAGCTGCgggaaaaagtttaaaactGCTTCAACATATTACGGGCATCGATTAATTCACAGCGGGGAGAAGAAACACTTTTGTACAATATGTAACAAGGGGTTTCTACGTTTGCGCCATGTGCAGGTGCATATGCGAACGCATACGGGTGAAAAACCGTTCCGGTGTGAATTTTGCGGCCGAAAGTATGCCGACAAACAGACCTATAATAGACATAAGCTCACACATCGCCCTACCGTTGGAGATATGCTGAGAGCTAAGGAGAATAATGCTACAGCTACCAACACGATGCAGGCAAAGTTAGGCCAACCGGAAAGTATGCAGATAGAAGAAACATTTGAGAGAACGAGCGGAGAAACCGTTTTTGAATCAGGATTCGTATTTTCAACGAACAACTTTGCATCTTCTACTGCCTCCGATTTAGATGTTATTTCTAGCCGCATCTCTTCAACCGTTTTAGACAGCCAAAGTTCGGTGGTGCTTGATGTTGTTCCACAAGGTACATACGTGACAGAATTATCACAATTATCGCCTTCCGATCAAGATGCTTCGATATTAATCTCAGCAGATATACAAAACATTATCATTgttgaacaataa